One window from the genome of Poecilia reticulata strain Guanapo linkage group LG9, Guppy_female_1.0+MT, whole genome shotgun sequence encodes:
- the LOC108166562 gene encoding tripartite motif-containing protein 35-like: protein MAENTALFERYLSCHVCSETFRDPVSLSCNHSFCSSCLKKFWEQTANKNCPICRRRSSKGDPLVNFTLKELADSFTGRQKPGSSETETGAKQLMVCRKHQEDPKLFCEDEQRAVCPVCXFSLHQSHKVVPVEQAVRDLKEQLESDLKSLQDKRKKHKQVEKTYDDVVQHSVWEKMKDQVKFSPVILDPNTAEGWIHLSDDLTRVKRGDTWQQLPDNPERNTGYTRVFGSEGFSSGKHSWEVEVGDHPGWNIGLAKESVDRKGEIYASPEYGIWCLRHRDGEYTNGTVGKTVSVNKSLQRIRVQLDYDRGEVSFYDCEDKSHIYTHRDTFSEKLFPYLAVGKAAYAKTSEIKICQPEISV, encoded by the exons atggctgaaaacactGCTCTGTTTGAACGATACCTGAGCTGCCATGTTTGTTCAGAGACGTTCAGAGATCCTGTGTCTCTGAGCTGCAACCACAGCTTCTGTTCAAGCTGCCTGAAGAAATTCTGGgaacaaactgcaaacaagaACTGTCCCATCTGTAGAAGAAGATCTTCTAAGGGGGATCCACTTGTTAACTTCACTCTGAAGGAACTGGCTGATTCTTTCACTGGAAGACAGAAACCTGGATcatcagagacagaaacaggagCAAAGCAGCTGATGGTCTGCAGGAAACACCARGAAGACCCTaaactgttctgtgaagacGAGCAGAGAgctgtgtgtcctgtctgtgaSTTTTCTCTCCACCAGAGTCACAAAGTGGTTCCTGTTGAACAAGCAGTCAGAGATCTGAAGGAGCAGCTGGAATCKGACTTAAAGTCTCTGCAGGACAAgaggaagaaacacaaacaagtgGAGAAAACATACGATGATGTGGTTCAACACTC AGTCTGGGAGAAGATGAAGGACCAGGTGAAGTTCAGCCCCGTCATTCTGGACCCAAACACTGCAGAAGGATGGATCCACCTGTCTGATGATCTGACCAGAGTGAAACGTGGAGACACATGGCAGCAACTTCCTGATAATCCAGAGAGAAACACTGGGTATACACGAGTTTTTGGTTCTGAGGGCTTCAGCTCAGGGAAGCACAGCTGGGAGGTGGAGGTGGGAGATCATCCTGGCTGGAATATCGGTTTGGCTAAAGAGTCTGTTGACAGGAAGGGAGAGATATATGCTTCACCAGAATATGGAATCTGGTGTTTACGGCATCGTGATGGAGAATACACTAATGGTACTGTTGGTAAAACTGTGTCAGTGAATAAGAGTCTCCAGAGGATCAGAGTCCAGCTGGACTATGACAGAGGGGAGGTTTCCTTCTACGACTGTGAAGACAAGAGTCACATCTACACTCACAGAGACACTTTCAGTGAGAAACTCTTCCCTTATTTAGCTGTTGGAAAAGCTGCTTATGCCAAAACATCTGAGATCAAAATCTGTCAACCTGAGATTTCTgtttaa